Below is a genomic region from Longimicrobiaceae bacterium.
GGACGACGACCAGGTCGCCGCCGCCCACGAGCGTGCGGTCGCGCGCCTGGTCCAGCATGGCCTCGCCCACGGCGAGCAGCACCACCATCACCGACACGCCCAGCGCGTAGCCGCCCAGCAGGAAGAGCGCGCGTCCGGGACGGTGGCGCAACTCGGCGAGCGCGAGGCGGAAGATCATCGCGCGGCCGGTCCCCACGCGAAGTCCGACACCACGGGGCGGTGGCCCGATGCCGCGACGGAATCGCCCGCGCGCAGGCCGTGCGCCGCCAGCCAGCGCGGCGAGAGGTCGGCCGTGTCGAACGCGAAGGCGTCGAGGACGTGGAGGGCGGCGGGGGTGTAGAGGTGATAATCCAGCCGCCCCGGGGCGAAGCGGTTGCGCGGCCGGGCCCACGTGGCGTACGACAGCCCGTCCAGCCGCGGCGCGTCCGAGACGGCGAAGGAGTCGCCGTCCGCCGCGTTCCCGCGCATCACGTCCAGCGGCGCGCGCGAGCCGACGAGGTTGTAGTCGCCCGCGACGATCACGGCGTCCGCACGCTCCGCGCGGGCGGCGGGGCGCAGCGCGTCCGCCATCGCCCGCGCCTCGATGCGGCGGATGCGGTCCTCGGGCGAGCCGGCGCCGGTGCCGCAGCATTTGAGATCGACCGTGGCGAGGAGGAGCCGCCGTCCATCTACCGTGACCACCGCGCCCGCCGTGGGGACGCCGTCGCCGGTGGGCGTGTCGTTCACCGTGGCTTGGGGCGCGTCGCGGAAGACGGCGGAGATGGAGTCGGGATAAGGGATGCGGGCCAGCGAGGCTGCGCCAGCGACCGGCCGGCGGCTGGCGATCACTCCGCGCTGCCGCCCGCCCGCCTCGCCGAAGACGACGTGCCACGCGCCGGTGCCGGGGATGGCGGCGAGCAGCGTGTCCACGAGCGTGCGGTCCGCGGGGAGCACCTCGTCGAGCAGGACGACATCCGGGCGGATCGCGGCCAGGGCACGGATGAAAGGCTCGGGATTCCGGCGCAGCCCCGCGCCGTTCACGTTCCACGAGAGCAGGCGGAACGACGTGCCCGGCGCGCGGGCGAGCGGGTCCGCGGATGCGTGGCCGCGCGGCGTGGGGCGCGTGGCCGCGGGCGTGAGCGCGTACGAGAACGACGGCGGGCCGCGATGCAGCGGCTGGGCGTGGCTGTACGCGACGGCGCGCGCCCGGAACGTGCCGCCGGTGAAGATGCGCATCCCCTCTGGTCCCGCCGGCGTGCCGCGCGCGATCTGCAACTCCAGCCGGTCGGACGCGTAGCTGGGCGCGAGCATCACGCCCGCGGTGTCGGCTGGGGCGGCGAAGGTGGGTCCCGTCGCCGGGTGCTGCCACACCTGCGCCCCGGACGGGGTGGACTCCGGGCTCGGACCGGAGGGTGAGAGCACGACGGAGAGGTCCACGCCGCGCAGCCCGTCCAACGTGACGCCGGTAGACGAGTCGCCATCGGCGTTTAGGTGCAGCGCGACGGTGCCGTCCAGCCCCTGCGGCACGACCGGACGCGCGAACTCGAAGTAGAAGAAGACGTTCCGCGCATCGTGGCGGACGCGGATCTCGCGGATGCCCAGCGGAAGCGCCGCGGCGTCTTCGGAGGTGCCCGTCGCCGCGGCCGGAATGCCCTGCCAGTCGTCCCATCGCCCGTCCAGCACGACGGGGGGAAGCGCAGCGTACGGTCGGCGAGCCGCCGCATGCTTCCGCGTCGTCGCCTGCGCCGCGGTCGTATGAGCGCATGCGAGCGTCAGCAGCGCGACGCACGCGGCACCGACCCACCGCCGCGCATCCGCAGAGATGCGGCTCGTTGCGCCCCGCCGCGCATCGGCGGAGATGCTGCGGTTCGCGCAAGGCTGCGCATCTACCGCATACAGCGATGGCGTCGCCGGCCGTGCATCTCCAGTGAACCGCAGTGCCGTCGCAGGCCGCGCATCTGGCGGGAGATGTGGGTGGATGCGGAGCCGCGCATCTCCCGAATCGCAGGCCGAGGGGTTGGTCATTGGGCGGGATCGGAAGATGTGTCGCGGACGACGAGGCCGTCGGCCATCTCGACGACTCGGCGGGCGCTTTCGGCGACCTTGGCGTCGTGCGTGACGACCACGAGCGTGGTGCCGTCGGCGTTGAGGCGGCGGAAGAGCGCGATGATCTCCTCGCCCGTGCGGCGGTCAAGCTCGCCCGTGGGCTCGTCGGCGAACAGCACGCGCGGCTGGTTGGCGAGCGCGCGGGCGATGGCCACGCGCTGCTGCTCGCCGCCGCTCAGGTTGGGCGGCCGGTGGCGCACGCGGTGGCCCAGGCCCACGTACTCCAGCAGCTCGCGCGACCGTTCGCGCCGCTCGCGGGCGGGCACGCCGGCCTCGGCCATGGGCAGCTCCACGTTCTCGGCCGCGGTGAGCACGGCCAGCAGGTGGAAGCGCTGGAAGACGAAGCCCACCTCGCGCAGCCGCAGGCTGGAGCGCTCCGCCTCGCCCAGCGCGTGCAGGGGGCGGCCCAGCAGCTCCACCGTACCGGCCGACGGCGGGTCGATGCCCGCCAGCACGTTCAGCAGCGAGCTCTTGCCGCAGCCGGACGGGCCCACGATGGACACCCACTCGCCCGCATCGACCCGGAAATCCACGCCGCGCAGGGCGTGCACGGCGTCGCCCTCGTACGGGTACTCCTTGGCGACGCCGCGCGCATCGATCACGCACGTCATCGGCGGCCTCGGGACGTGCGGGGCGATGTGGATGCGGGGATGACGGCGTGTTTCCGCGGAGTCCGGGCGGGCGGACAGTGCGACCGGATGCGATGAATCGCACCCCTACAACGGGAGGGGGAAATCAGAAAGCGGGAAGATGGAGGCGAGATCATTCGGCTTCCTCGCGGAGGGCGAGGCCCAGGGGGGCGCGGACGGCGGTCCAGCCGGGAAGGCCGCCGGCGAGCGCGCCGATGGCGGCCACGGTGCACATCGCCGCGGCCACGCGCGGGGCGTTCCACGAGAAGAAGGTCAGGTTCGCTGGCAGGCCGGGGAAGGCGAGGAGGATGCGGTCCAGCCGGCCCGCCATCCACAGACCCAGCGGCAGCCCCAGCGCGCAGCCGATGCCCGCCAGCGCCAGGCCCTCCACCACGATGGCGAGCAGGATGCGCCGCGGCCGCACGCCGATGGCCCGCAGCGTCGCGATCTCGCCGAACCGCTCGCGCACGCCGATGGTGATGATGGTGGAGACGAGCAGCGCGGTGACGACGAGGGCGATGCTGCCCAGGATGGTCGCCATCTGCCGGAAGTACAGCAGCCGCTTGTCCATCTCGCCCATCATCTCGCGCGTGGAGTACGTGGAGACACTCGGCACCGCGGCGGAGATGCGGCGGGCGAGGTCGCCGTCGTCGACCCCGTCGCGCGCCGCGACGCCGAACAGCGACGCCTCGTCTCCCCTGCTGGTGAGGCGGCGCACTTCGGCGATGTCCATCGCGAGCGAGCGCTGGCCGGCGTAGTTGTAGAGGAAGTCGCCCACGCCGCTCACGCGGTACGTCGCCGTCCCGCGCGGCCGCCCGAGCGACGGGTCCATGCTGCCCGCCAGCGGAAGCGTGCTGCCCACGCGGAGCCCGTCCTTCTCCGCCATCGGCGCGCTGATGACCACCTCGCCCGGCCCCGGCTGGCGGCCGGATGTGAGGCGGTAGAGGAACTGCGGCGCGCGCGGGTCTATGCCGATGGTGAACAGCGGCTCGCCCGCGCCGTCCGCCCGCACGGCGAAGAACTGCGCGCCCAGCACCGGTGCCACGGCCTTCACTCCCGGCACCGCGGCGATGCGGCGGGTGACGGCGGTCGCGTCGCGGATCGCCGCCTCGCTGTCGAACGGGAGGATGCCCTTCGGCGTGACCCGCAGCGCGTAGCCGCTCTGCCCCAGCAGGTCGCCGAACGAGTCCGTCAGAC
It encodes:
- a CDS encoding endonuclease/exonuclease/phosphatase family protein — translated: MTNPSACDSGDARLRIHPHLPPDARPATALRFTGDARPATPSLYAVDAQPCANRSISADARRGATSRISADARRWVGAACVALLTLACAHTTAAQATTRKHAAARRPYAALPPVVLDGRWDDWQGIPAAATGTSEDAAALPLGIREIRVRHDARNVFFYFEFARPVVPQGLDGTVALHLNADGDSSTGVTLDGLRGVDLSVVLSPSGPSPESTPSGAQVWQHPATGPTFAAPADTAGVMLAPSYASDRLELQIARGTPAGPEGMRIFTGGTFRARAVAYSHAQPLHRGPPSFSYALTPAATRPTPRGHASADPLARAPGTSFRLLSWNVNGAGLRRNPEPFIRALAAIRPDVVLLDEVLPADRTLVDTLLAAIPGTGAWHVVFGEAGGRQRGVIASRRPVAGAASLARIPYPDSISAVFRDAPQATVNDTPTGDGVPTAGAVVTVDGRRLLLATVDLKCCGTGAGSPEDRIRRIEARAMADALRPAARAERADAVIVAGDYNLVGSRAPLDVMRGNAADGDSFAVSDAPRLDGLSYATWARPRNRFAPGRLDYHLYTPAALHVLDAFAFDTADLSPRWLAAHGLRAGDSVAASGHRPVVSDFAWGPAAR
- a CDS encoding ABC transporter ATP-binding protein, whose amino-acid sequence is MTCVIDARGVAKEYPYEGDAVHALRGVDFRVDAGEWVSIVGPSGCGKSSLLNVLAGIDPPSAGTVELLGRPLHALGEAERSSLRLREVGFVFQRFHLLAVLTAAENVELPMAEAGVPARERRERSRELLEYVGLGHRVRHRPPNLSGGEQQRVAIARALANQPRVLFADEPTGELDRRTGEEIIALFRRLNADGTTLVVVTHDAKVAESARRVVEMADGLVVRDTSSDPAQ
- a CDS encoding ABC transporter permease produces the protein MIVSSFLRTLFRRKGRTALALSGIAVSAALLLDMTMLASGLTDSFGDLLGQSGYALRVTPKGILPFDSEAAIRDATAVTRRIAAVPGVKAVAPVLGAQFFAVRADGAGEPLFTIGIDPRAPQFLYRLTSGRQPGPGEVVISAPMAEKDGLRVGSTLPLAGSMDPSLGRPRGTATYRVSGVGDFLYNYAGQRSLAMDIAEVRRLTSRGDEASLFGVAARDGVDDGDLARRISAAVPSVSTYSTREMMGEMDKRLLYFRQMATILGSIALVVTALLVSTIITIGVRERFGEIATLRAIGVRPRRILLAIVVEGLALAGIGCALGLPLGLWMAGRLDRILLAFPGLPANLTFFSWNAPRVAAAMCTVAAIGALAGGLPGWTAVRAPLGLALREEAE